Proteins encoded within one genomic window of Brassica rapa cultivar Chiifu-401-42 chromosome A09, CAAS_Brap_v3.01, whole genome shotgun sequence:
- the LOC103837626 gene encoding NADH dehydrogenase [ubiquinone] iron-sulfur protein 4, mitochondrial, whose protein sequence is MALRATQSTGRIAAATLRRVARPFSTDAVVETDYKRGEIGKVSGIPEEHLSRKVIIYSPARTATQQGSGKLGKWKINFLSTLKWENPLMGWTSTGDPYANVGDSALSFDSEDAAKSFAERHGWDYTVKKPKTPLLKPKSYSDNFKWKGNPQPEK, encoded by the exons ATGGCGCTTCGTGCTACTCAATCGACTGGCCGTATCGCGGCGGCGACGCTACGGCGTGTCGCTCGACCTTTCTCAACGGACGCGGTGGTGGAGACGGATTACAAGCGTGGGGAGATCGGTAAGGTCTCCGGAATCCCCGAGGAGCATCTTTCCCGCAAg GTGATAATATACTCACCAGCTAGAACTGCGACTCAGCAAGGATCTGGCAAACTTGGCAAATGGAAGATCAACTTCCTCTCCACCTTAAA GTGGGAGAATCCATTGATGGGATGGACTTCTACAGGTGACCCTTATGCCAATGTCGGTGACTCCGCTCTTTCTTTTGATTCTGAGGATGCTGCCAAGTCCTTTGCTGAGCGTCATGGCTGGGATTATACT GTCAAGAAACCCAAAACGCCACTACTGAAG CCCAAGTCTTACTCGGACAACTTCAAGTGGAAAGGCAATCCTCAGCCTGAGAAGTGA
- the LOC103837596 gene encoding probable pectin methylesterase CGR3 yields MSRRQVGSTRRVGDSGSFPFVGALHSKSRSSPLLSICLVLVGACLLIGYAFSGPGMFKSIREVSKVTGDYSCTSEVQRAIPLLKNAYGDSMRKVLHVGPETCSVVSTLLKEEETEAWGVEPYDVEDADSHCKSLLHKGLVRVADIKFPLPYRSKSFSLVIVSDALDYLSPKYLNKTVPELARVASDGLLLFAGNPGKQKAKVAELSKFGRPAKMRSSSWWNRFFSQTNLEENEAASKKFEKAASKISYTPACQVFHLKPLH; encoded by the exons ATGTCAAGAAGGCAAGTAGGTTCGACGAGGCGTGTAGGAGATAGTGGAAGCTTCCCTTTTGTAGGAGCTTTGCATTCAAAGTCACGCTCATCTCCTCTCTTATCTATTTGCCTTGTTCTCGTG GGAGCTTGCCTTCTCATTGGTTATGCTTTCAGTGGTCCAG GTATGTTTAAAAGTATCAGAGAAGTCAGCAAGGTCACAG gTGACTATTCATGCACATCGGAAGTTCAGAGAGCCATTCCTCTTCTCAAGAATGCGTACGGAGATAGCATGCGGAAAGTCTTGCACGTGGGTCCTGAGACATGCTCTGTGGTTTCCACTCTGTTGAAGGAGGAAGAGACTGAAGCATGGGGTGTTGAGCCGTACGATGTAGAGGATGCTGACTCTCACTGCAAAAGTCTTTTGCATAAAGGCCTTGTGCGCGTTGCTGACATCAAGTTCCCTCTGCCTTACCGGTCAAAGTCTTTTTCTCTTGTCATCGTCTCGGATGCTCTGGATTATCTGTCACCCAAGTATTTGAACAAGACCGTTCCTGAACTTGCACGTGTTGCTTCAGATGGTCTCCTTCTCTTTGCAG GTAATCCTGGTAAGCAAAAGGCTAAAGTTGCAGAGTTGTCGAAGTTTGGACGACCA GCTAAAATGCGTAGCTCGTCGTGGTGGAACCGTTTCTTCTCACAGACGAATCTAGAGGAAAACGAAGCAGCGAGCAAGAAGTTCGAAAAAGCAGCTTCCAAGATTTCATACACACCAGCTTGTCAAGTCTTCCACCTCAAACCATTACATTAG
- the LOC103837599 gene encoding receptor-like protein 57 — protein sequence MPANHHRLILLFLLTFETARRSASGDPNDEACLANLHQSLEDPANNLHNWTKPFFSNPCPGFDSYLHGVTCNNGRVYKLSLTNLSLRGSISPFLSNCTNLQSLDLSSNQISGEIPPAIQSLSNLAVLNLSSNRLSGEISPQLARCSFLNVIDLHGNGLSGVIPQQLGTLARLSAFDVSNNKLSGQIPANLGTRNGNSPRFNSSSFAGNGKLYGYPLGEMKSKGLSVMAIVGIGLGSGVASLVVSFTGVCIWLKVTEKKMEEEEGKISHSMPDY from the coding sequence atgcCGGCGAATCACCACCGTTTGATCTTACTCTTCCTCCTAACTTTCGAAACAGCGCGGCGTTCAGCTTCCGGAGACCCAAACGACGAGGCGTGCCTCGCGAATCTCCATCAAAGCTTAGAAGATCCGGCGAACAATCTCCACAACTGGACAAAACCCTTCTTCTCCAACCCCTGCCCCGGCTTCGACTCCTACCTCCACGGCGTCACCTGCAACAACGGCAGAGTCTACAAACTCTCCCTAACCAACCTCTCCCTCCGCGGCTCCATCTCCCCGTTCCTCTCCAACTGCACCAACCTCCAGTCCCTCGATCTCTCCTCCAACCAGATCTCCGGCGAGATCCCGCCGGCGATCCAGTCCTTATCCAACCTCGCGGTCCTCAACCTCTCCTCCAACCGCCTCTCCGGCGAAATCTCGCCGCAGCTCGCCCGGTGCTCGTTCCTCAACGTCATCGATCTCCACGGGAACGGACTCTCCGGCGTGATCCCGCAGCAGCTCGGAACGCTCGCGAGGCTGTCGGCGTTCGACGTGTCGAATAATAAGTTGTCAGGTCAGATTCCGGCGAACCTGGGGACGCGTAACGGAAACTCGCCGAGGTTCAATTCGAGCTCGTTCGCCGGGAACGGGAAGCTGTATGGGTATCCGTTGGGGGAGATGAAGAGCAAGGGGCTGTCGGTGATGGCGATCGTTGGGATTGGGCTTGGGAGTGGAGTCGCGAGCTTGGTGGTTAGCTTCACGGGGGTGTGTATATGGTTGAAGGTCACGGAGAAGAagatggaggaagaagaagggaaGATTAGTCACTCCATGCCTGATTACTAA
- the LOC103837600 gene encoding U-box domain-containing protein 31, translating into MPMFQPFKGGGFDGHVIDLHTAVKDGVLGGGDGGDGKTAAAENELDLKTMITNLELQETPSVFICPISLDPMQDPVTLCTGQTYERSNILKWLSLGHRTCPTTMQELWDDAVTPNKTLHQLIHAWFSQKYVMMKKRSEDVQGRVIEIVGALRKAKGKEKVHALSELKGVVMAHEIAKKSVVEEGGVFVISSLLTPFTSHAVGSEAVAILVNLELDAVSKAGLMQPARVSLMVDMLNDGSIETKINCARLIGRLVEERGFRVELVSSHSLLVGLMRLVKDRRRRNGVSPALALLKSITVHKQVRSLMVSVEAVPQLVDVLPCLGPECLESALYVLDSLCSDNEGVTALKESVNTIPNTVRLLMRVSETCTAYAVSILWSVCRLASRECSSLAVELGLAAKLLLVIQSGCDPALKQRSAELLKLCSLHYSDTMFISKCKLAPTIQ; encoded by the coding sequence ATGCCAATGTTTCAACCGTTCAAAGGCGGTGGCTTCGACGGCCACGTCATAGATCTACACACGGCGGTCAAAGACGGCGTCCTCGGCGGCGGAGATGGCGGAGACGGCAAAACCGCGGCGGCGGAGAACGAACTAGATCTCAAAACGATGATCACAAACCTCGAATTACAAGAAACACCCTCTGTCTTCATCTGCCCCATCTCTCTAGACCCGATGCAAGATCCAGTCACGCTCTGCACCGGTCAAACCTACGAGCGCTCCAACATCCTCAAATGGCTGAGCTTAGGACACCGCACGTGCCCCACCACGATGCAAGAGCTTTGGGACGACGCCGTCACGCCGAACAAGACGCTTCACCAGCTGATCCACGCTTGGTTCTCGCAGAAGTATGTGATGATGAAGAAACGGTCGGAGGATGTTCAGGGGAGAGTGATCGAGATTGTCGGGGCGTTGAGGAAGGCTAAAGGGAAAGAGAAAGTTCACGCCTTGAGCGAGCTTAAGGGAGTTGTGATGGCCCACGAGATCGCTAAGAAGAGCGTTGTTGAGGAAGGTGGAGTCTTTGTCATCTCTTCTCTTTTAACTCCGTTTACTTCTCACGCCGTTGGTTCAGAGGCTGTAGCGATTTTGGTTAATTTAGAGCTTGATGCTGTTTCGAAAGCGGGGCTGATGCAGCCCGCTAGGGTCTCGTTGATGGTCGACATGTTGAACGATGGTTCGATCGAGACGAAAATCAACTGCGCGAGGTTGATTGGGAGGTTGGTCGAGGAGAGAGGGTTTAGAGTGGAGCTTGTTTCTAGTCACAGTTTGCTTGTCGGGTTGATGAGATTGGTTAAAGATAGACGGCGAAGAAACGGCGTTTCGCCAGCTTTGGCGCTGCTCAAATCTATTACGGTTCATAAACAAGTTAGAAGCTTGATGGTTAGTGTTGAAGCGGTTCCTCAGTTAGTTGACGTGTTGCCTTGTTTAGGACCAGAGTGTTTGGAATCAGCTCTTTATGTTTTGGACTCGTTGTGTTCGGATAACGAAGGAGTAACGGCGTTGAAAGAGTCTGTTAACACGATTCCTAATACGGTTAGGTTGCTGATGAGAGTGTCTGAGACGTGCACGGCTTACGCGGTTTCGATTCTTTGGTCGGTTTGCAGATTAGCTTCTCGAGAGTGTTCGTCTCTTGCGGTTGAACTTGGTTTGGCTGCTAAACTACTGCTTGTGATACAAAGTGGATGTGATCCAGCTTTGAAGCAACGTTCAGCTGAGTTGTTGAAGTTGTGTAGTTTACATTATTCAGATACAATGTTTATTTCTAAATGTAAGCTTGCTCCAACGAttcaataa
- the LOC103837604 gene encoding uncharacterized protein LOC103837604 yields MGNCQAAEAATVLIHHPAENKVERIYWSVKASDVMRSNPGHYVAVVVTSPTLKNDKGSPLKQLKLLRPDDTLLIGHVYRLVSFEEVLNEFATKKCVKLGKLLKEGGGLELNKKKKKPRKKTDQEMGRVNPNSDPDPKEGGANDTVAGQEGGDGLTRQSQGRGRGGGGWRPALHSIPEFGSS; encoded by the exons ATGGGGAATTGTCAAGCGGCGGAGGCAGCGACGGTATTGATCCATCACCCGGCGGAGAACAAGGTGGAGAGGATTTACTGGTCGGTGAAAGCAAGCGACGTCATGAGATCCAATCCCGGTCATTACGTTGCGGTGGTGGTCACGTCACCGACGTTAAAGAACGACAAAGGATCGCCGTTGAAGCAGCTCAAGCTCCTTCGTCCTGACGACACTTTACTCATCGGACATGTTTACCGTCTCGTCAGCTTCGAAG AGGTTTTGAACGAGTTTGCGACGAAGAAATGTGTAAAGCTTGGGAAGCTATTGAAAGAAGGAGGAGGGCTTGAgttgaacaagaagaagaagaaacctagAAAGAAGACTGATCAGGAGATGGGTCGGGTCAACCCGAATTCGGATCCGGATCCGAAAGAAGGTGGGGCTAATGATACG GTCGCCGGACAAGAAGGTGGAGATGGATTAACGAGGCAGAGTCAGGGCCGAGGAAGAGGTGGTGGTGGGTGGAGGCCTGCTTTACACAGCATTCCGGAGTTTGGATCCTCGTGA
- the LOC103847878 gene encoding NADH dehydrogenase [ubiquinone] iron-sulfur protein 4, mitochondrial isoform X2 yields MALRATQSTGRIAAAALRRVARPLSTDAVVETDYKRGEIGKVSGIPEEHLSRKVIIYSPARTATQQGSGKLGKWKINFLSTLKWENPLMGWTSTGDPYANVGDSALSFDSEDAAKSFAERHGWDYTVKKPKTPLLKPKSYSDNFKWKGNPQPEK; encoded by the exons ATGGCGCTTCGTGCTACTCAATCGACTGGCCGTATCGCGGCGGCGGCGCTACGGCGTGTCGCTAGACCTTTATCAACGGACGCGGTGGTGGAGACGGATTACAAGCGTGGGGAGATCGGTAAGGTCTCGGGAATCCCCGAGGAGCATCTTTCCCGCAAG GTGATAATATACTCACCAGCTAGAACTGCGACACAACAAGGATCTGGCAAACTTGGCAAATGGAAGATCAACTTCCTCTCCACCTTAAA GTGGGAGAATCCATTGATGGGATGGACTTCTACAGGTGACCCTTATGCCAATGTCGGTGACTCCGCTCTTTCTTTTGATTCTGAGGATGCTGCCAAGTCCTTTGCTGAGCGTCATGGCTGGGATTATACT GTCAAGAAACCCAAAACGCCACTACTGAAG CCCAAGTCTTACTCGGACAACTTCAAGTGGAAAGGCAATCCTCAGCCTGAGAAGTGA
- the LOC103837601 gene encoding telomere repeat-binding factor 2 isoform X1 — MGAPKQKWTPEEEAALKAGVLKHGTGKWRTILSDPHFSSVLKSRSNVDLKDKWRNISVTALWGSRKKAKLALKRALPPPPPKHDADNNTRALSIVPLANGEEQTNLTSPRTHASKKSITSLDRIILEAITNLKEPRGSDRTSIFMYIEDNFKTPPNMKRHVAVRLKHLSSNGPLVKIKHKYRFSTNFTSAGARHKSSQLCIEEGNNNSPRPKGNGANILTKSRADEEVFMIKGMTAKEAAETAARAVAEAEFAITEAEEAAKEADKAEAEAEAAQIYAKAAVKALKFRISNHTW, encoded by the exons ATGGGTGCGCCAAAGCAGAAGTGGACACCGGAGGAAGAAGCAGCACTTAAAGCTGGTGTTCTTAAGCATGGCACTGGCAAGTGGCGTACTATTCTCTCCGATCCTCACTTTAGCTCAGTTCTCAAGTCTCGCTCTAATGTCGATCTCAAG GACAAGTGGAGAAACATAAGTGTGACTGCGTTGTGGGGTTCACGGAAGAAGGCTAAACTTGCTCTTAAAAGGGctctccctcctcctcctcctaaaCATGATGCTGATAACAACACTAGAGCTCTCAGCATTGTTCCTTTGGCCAACGGCGAAGAACAGACAAATCTGACATCGCCGCGAACTCATGCTTCAAAGAAATCAATTACAAG TTTGGACAGGATCATCTTGGAGGCTATTACCAACTTGAAGGAGCCACGCGGTTCTGACAGAACATCCATCTTTATGTATATAGAG GATAATTTCAAGACTCCGCCGAATATGAAAAGACATGTGGCTGTAAGATTAAAGCATCTATCATCAAATGGACCATTAGTCAAG ATAAAGCACAAGTACAGGTTCTCTACTAATTTCACTAGCGCAGGAGCAAGACACAAGTCTTCTCAACTCTGTATAGAAGAAGGAAACAACAACTCACCAAGACCCAAGGGGAATGGAGCTAACATTCTCACCAAGTCCAGAGCAGACGAAGAGGTATTTATGATAAAAGGCATGACAGCAAAAGAAGCTGCAGAAACCGCTGCAAGAGCAGTTGCAGAGGCAGAGTTTGCGATCACAGAGGCTGAAGAAGCAGCGAAAGAAGCAGACAAAGCTGAAGCCGAAGCTGAAGCTGCTCAGATATATGCAAAGGCAGCCGTGAAAGCTTTGAAGTTCAGGATCAGTAATCACACTTGgtaa
- the LOC103847878 gene encoding NADH dehydrogenase [ubiquinone] iron-sulfur protein 4, mitochondrial isoform X1 produces MALRATQSTGRIAAAALRRVARPLSTDAVVETDYKRGEIGKVSGIPEEHLSRKVIIYSPARTATQQGSGKLGKWKINFLSTLKWENPLMGWTSTGDPYANVGDSALSFDSEDAAKSFAERHGWDYTVCFLLCYMFFHIFMRVCHVPESHGRSRNPKRHY; encoded by the exons ATGGCGCTTCGTGCTACTCAATCGACTGGCCGTATCGCGGCGGCGGCGCTACGGCGTGTCGCTAGACCTTTATCAACGGACGCGGTGGTGGAGACGGATTACAAGCGTGGGGAGATCGGTAAGGTCTCGGGAATCCCCGAGGAGCATCTTTCCCGCAAG GTGATAATATACTCACCAGCTAGAACTGCGACACAACAAGGATCTGGCAAACTTGGCAAATGGAAGATCAACTTCCTCTCCACCTTAAA GTGGGAGAATCCATTGATGGGATGGACTTCTACAGGTGACCCTTATGCCAATGTCGGTGACTCCGCTCTTTCTTTTGATTCTGAGGATGCTGCCAAGTCCTTTGCTGAGCGTCATGGCTGGGATTATACTGTATGTTTCCTTctttgttatatgttttttcatatttttatgaGAGTGTGTCACGTTCCTGAGTCTCATGGCAGGTCAAGAAACCCAAAACGCCACTACTGA
- the LOC103837605 gene encoding ADP-ribosylation factor-like protein 8b isoform X2 — translation MIPTVGFNMRKVTKGSVTIKLWDLGGQPRFRSMWERYCRSVSAIVYVVDAADPDNLGVSKSELHDLLSKTSLSGIPLLVLGNKIDKPGALSKDDLTEEMELKSFTDREVCCFMISCKNSTNIDQVIDWLVKHSKSAS, via the exons ATGATTCCTACGGTTGGTTTCAACATGAGGAAAGTGACAAAAGGAAGCGTCACCATCAAACTATGGGATCTCGGTGGTCAACCTCGGTTCCGCAGCATGTGGGAGCGTTACTGCCGTTCTGTTTCGGCCATTGTGTATGTAGTTGATGCTGCTGATCCTGATAACCTTGGTGTGTCCAAAAGCGAGCTTCATGATTTGTTGAGCAAGACGTCGCTTAGTGGTATCCCTCTTCTTGTCCTTGGTAACAAAATAGACAAGCCTGGAGCTTTGTCTAAAGATGACTTAACCGAGGAGAT GGAGCTCAAGTCGTTTACGGATAGAGAAGTCTGTTGCTTCATGATATCTTGCAAGAACTCTACCAACATTGATCAAGTGATTGATTGGCTTGTTAAGCACTCCAAGTCAGCTAGCTAA
- the LOC103837598 gene encoding thioredoxin-like protein AAED1, chloroplastic, whose protein sequence is MAILSVRTPSSIQLLRSSVSPIFSKPLFQSSSSFSSSIVSSPSTRLKSNSPISRPRVVLARASTGVAEPVADYKEDIGEILGDVSIFTASGQPVKFSDLLDQNDGVSAVVLLRHFGCVCCWELATALREAKPRFDAAGVKLVAVGVGTPDKARILATRLPFPMECLYADPERKAYDVLGLYYGLGRTFFNPASKKIFSRFDEIREAAKNYTIKATPEDRSSVLQQGGTFVFKGKKLLYGRKDEGTGDHPSLDDVLNVCCQTVA, encoded by the exons ATGGCGATTCTCTCTGTACGAACTCCAAGTTCTATTCAGCTTCTTCGTTCCTCTGTTTCTCCCATCTTTTCGAAACCTTTGTTTCAATCATCATCAAGCTTTTCATCTTCCAttgtttcttctccttccaCCAGATTAAAATCCAATTCTCCGATCTCTAGACCTCGTGTAGTTCTCGCGAGAGCTTCCACGGGAGTCGCTGAACCCGTCGCTGATTACAAAGAAGATATAGGCGAGATCCTCGGGGATGTCTCCATCTTTACTGCTTCCGGACAGCCTGTGAAGTTCAGTGATCTCTTGGATCAGAACGAT GGAGTTTCTGCTGTTGTGCTTTTGAGGCATTTCGGATGCGTTTGCTG TTGGGAGCTTGCTACTGCATTGAGAGAGGCTAAACCGCGGTTTGATGCGGCTGGTGTTAAGCTGGTTGCTGTTGGTGTTGGAACTCCTGACAAGGCTCGTATACTTGCAACTCGG TTACCTTTTCCAATGGAATGCCTTTACGCCGATCCTGAGCGCAAG GCATATGATGTTCTTGGTTTATACTACGGTTTAGGCCGCACTTTCTTCAATCCAGCTAGT AAAAAAATCTTCTCACGATTTGACGAGATACGAGAAGCTGCAAAGAACTACACCATAAAAGCCACTCCTGAAGACAGAAGCAGTGTGTTGCAACAG ggAGGTACGTTTGTTTTCAAAGGCAAGAAGCTATTGTATGGTCGAAAAGACGAAGGTACCGGAGATCATCCATCTCTAGATGATGTTCTCAATGTCTGCTGCCAAACCGTTGCTTAA
- the LOC103837601 gene encoding telomere repeat-binding factor 2 isoform X2: MGAPKQKWTPEEEAALKAGVLKHGTGKWRTILSDPHFSSVLKSRSNVDLKDKWRNISVTALWGSRKKAKLALKRALPPPPPKHDADNNTRALSIVPLANGEEQTNLTSPRTHASKKSITSLDRIILEAITNLKEPRGSDRTSIFMYIEDNFKTPPNMKRHVAVRLKHLSSNGPLVKIKHKYRFSTNFTSAGARHKSSQLCIEEGNNNSPRPKGNGANILTKSRADEEVFMIKGMTAKEAAETAARAVAEAEFAITEAEEAAKEADKAEAEAEAAQIYAKAAVKALKFRISNHTW; the protein is encoded by the exons ATGGGTGCGCCAAAGCAGAAGTGGACACCGGAGGAAGAAGCAGCACTTAAAGCTGGTGTTCTTAAGCATGGCACTGGCAAGTGGCGTACTATTCTCTCCGATCCTCACTTCAGCTCAGTTCTCAAGTCTCGCTCTAATGTTGATCTCAAG GACAAGTGGAGAAACATAAGTGTGACTGCGTTGTGGGGTTCACGGAAGAAGGCTAAACTTGCTCTTAAAAGGGctctccctcctcctcctcctaaaCATGATGCTGATAACAACACTAGAGCTCTCAGCATTGTTCCTTTGGCCAACGGCGAAGAACAGACAAATCTGACATCGCCGCGAACTCATGCTTCAAAGAAATCAATTACAAG TTTGGACAGGATCATCTTGGAGGCTATTACCAACTTGAAGGAGCCACGCGGTTCTGACAGAACATCCATCTTTATGTATATAGAG GATAATTTCAAGACTCCGCCGAATATGAAAAGACATGTGGCTGTAAGATTAAAGCATCTATCATCAAATGGACCATTAGTCAAG ATAAAGCACAAGTACAGGTTCTCTACTAATTTCACTAGCGCAGGAGCAAGACACAAGTCTTCTCAACTCTGTATAGAAGAAGGAAACAACAACTCACCAAGACCCAAGGGGAATGGAGCTAACATTCTCACCAAGTCCAGAGCAGACGAAGAGGTATTTATGATAAAAGGCATGACAGCAAAAGAAGCTGCAGAAACCGCTGCAAGAGCAGTTGCAGAGGCAGAGTTTGCGATCACAGAGGCTGAAGAAGCAGCGAAAGAAGCAGACAAAGCTGAAGCCGAAGCTGAAGCTGCTCAGATATATGCAAAGGCAGCCGTGAAAGCTTTGAAGTTCAGGATCAGTAATCACACTTGgtaa
- the LOC103837605 gene encoding ADP-ribosylation factor-like protein 8b isoform X1 produces the protein MGLWDAFLNWLRSLFFKQEMELSLIGLQNAGKTSLVNVVATGGYSEDMIPTVGFNMRKVTKGSVTIKLWDLGGQPRFRSMWERYCRSVSAIVYVVDAADPDNLGVSKSELHDLLSKTSLSGIPLLVLGNKIDKPGALSKDDLTEEMELKSFTDREVCCFMISCKNSTNIDQVIDWLVKHSKSAS, from the exons atgggttTGTGGGATGCTTTTCTCAATTGGCTTCGCAG CCTCTTCTTCAAGCAAGAGATGGAGCTTTCATTGATTGGTCTTCAAAACGCAGGAAAGACTTCACTTGTTAACGTTGTCGCT ACCGGTGGGTACAGTGAAGACATGATTCCTACGGTTGGTTTCAACATGAGGAAAGTGACAAAAGGAAGCGTCACCATCAAACTATGGGATCTCGGTGGTCAACCTCGGTTCCGCAGCATGTGGGAGCGTTACTGCCGTTCTGTTTCGGCCATTGTGTATGTAGTTGATGCTGCTGATCCTGATAACCTTGGTGTGTCCAAAAGCGAGCTTCATGATTTGTTGAGCAAGACGTCGCTTAGTGGTATCCCTCTTCTTGTCCTTGGTAACAAAATAGACAAGCCTGGAGCTTTGTCTAAAGATGACTTAACCGAGGAGAT GGAGCTCAAGTCGTTTACGGATAGAGAAGTCTGTTGCTTCATGATATCTTGCAAGAACTCTACCAACATTGATCAAGTGATTGATTGGCTTGTTAAGCACTCCAAGTCAGCTAGCTAA